The Deltaproteobacteria bacterium genome includes the window CCAACCTGAATCGTCAGGCATTATCCGGCAGTCAGGCCCTGGGCAGGTGGAAAGCCGAAGAGGCGGAAAGGGTGGTAAGCGCCATCAATCCGGGCGTCAAAGTGACCTCCCATCGTATCAGGATCGATCCTTTCAACGCCGGGGATCTGCTGAACGGCTCGGACGTGATCGTGGATGCCCTTGACAATATTGGGGATCGTTTCACTATTGAGAGTGCTTCCAAATCTCTGGGAATTCCGCTGGTTCACGGGGCACTGGCAGGTTTTGAGGGTCAGGTAATGACCATTTTTCCCGAAGATCGCGGTCTGAAGCTGATCTATAGCGGGCATGAACCGGGGGGAGAGGGTCCCGGCAGGGACATGTCGGAAAACCCGGAGGCCGTCCTGGGGGTCCCGACCCTAACCCCCGCGCTCATCGCCACGCTCCAGGCAATGGAGGTGGTAAAGATACTCCTGAACCGGGGAAAACTGTTTCGAAATGTCATGGTCCATGTGGATTTGGAGACCGGCGAGATATGTCCTTTTACCTTCGGGGAAACTGATTGAAACTGATCGAAATTCCTCCCCGCCCTGAGCAGCGGGCGGGAAGGAATGGGTCGTTAAGTTTTACCGGCAACCGCCCGGACCCCAGCCGGGTCCGGAACGCTCGCCAATGCCCGGAGATCCGGCCATCCTGCCGCCCCGGTCGCCTCTGCCTTTGCCCCAATTGGCGCCCGGGCCCCTGCCAATGCCTTCTGCAAGGAGCCGGTTCGTCTGCTCGGGGGTCAGCAGATTTCGAAAGGCCAGACGGAAATCGGTGGCCTTTTCCTGCATCTGTTCCATAAGACCCTGGACTTCCTTCTGAGTGGCCCGTATCTTGGCCTCATCCAGGCTGGTCTGGATCCACAACAACCTTAGCTCAGTCTTTTTTGTAAACAGCTGGGTCCGGATCGGCGCGGTTTCCTTAACAAACGATTCGCGCAGACCGCGGATTTTCTCAGTCTGTTCTGCAGACAGGTTTAAGTCCGACAGTTGAGAAGCGCCCGGACACCATGCCTCATCTCCCCAATTGGCCCTGCCTCGCGGCCCTGCCATGACCCATGTTGCCGAGGCAACCAAGAGTACCAACGCTACCATTACACTGAATTTTTTCATCGAACCATACCTCCTTCTTGTTAAGTTGTTTTGTAAGGGATCACAGGTTCCAAGTTCAACCTTGAACCTCTGAACCTTTGAACCCGTGAACAATTACGGTGATTTCTTACGAACGTTCAGGTTGTATCTTTACCTATAGCAGGAGTCGTGCCAGGATGGCCTGGGTATGCTAAAAATCTTAAATATCAAATAGATAATCAACGCATGACGATACTGAAGGGGCCTCAGGCCCAAAAGATCCGGCAAGATATGTCGAATCGGGAAAGACGGCTTCGACGCGATTGTCGGACAGGCGGCTCAATTGCATGTTGACAAAACGTGGGGATTGGGGAATTTTGGGATTGGGGAATTGGGGAATTGAGGAATTGAGGAATTGAAGGATTGGATATGATTGTAGGGAGTCGAGCTGCAGCAGGAGGGCTTGATATTCCACAGGTTGCGGATTTTTGCAGGTGTGTCGAGTAGCGAATCATGACCTTGAAAAAACTGATTATGGGTATGGGAGGTCCGGGACACCCGGCCAAACTGTTTCTCCAGCCCCTGACCATTGCCCTTATCTCCATGGTCCTCGTTTCCCTCGCACTGGTGACGGGACTCATGGACCTCAGGACCCTGGACAAGACACTGAGCGGATATATGGAGAAGCGGGGCCTGGATATCATCAAGAACGTCCAGCAGGCCGCCAAATACAATTTTCACCTCCTGGGCCATGGCTCGGATTCGGACATGGAGGGGCTGGCGGGATCCGGTCTTATGGAGGAGGCCTTCTCCCTGCGGGAGGCCATGATCCTCGACCTCCTGGCCCTGGCACAACGGATCGATTTCGAGAGGGAACAGGGTCTTCTGGACGATCCCCTCCTGGCATCCCTGGCCGCAGGGCATGGCATCCGACTGGTTGCACTATTGGACGCGCAGGGGAAGATAACCTATGAAAACAGGTCGGTCCCTGAAGATCTCCTCCAATCTGCGGTCAGGGTGATCGCAGGGGACGACGGGATTATGGTGGACCTCTTTGGACCGTCCACGGATGCAACCCGGATCCGATCCTTCGCCGTTCGCCGGAAATGGGGAGAAGGGTCGATCCTGTTTACCCTGGGTCAGGAGGACTTGCGCTTTTGGAGTGCCAGGGTGTCTATCGAACGGGCGGTCGATGAGGTGGGTCTCGGGACAGATACCCGGCATTTTGTGGTGACAGACACAGACGGGAGGGTCCTTTTTCAGACCCAGGAGGCCCGGGCTTCGGCCAAGGCCCCGGATCAGACATCCGACCGGGAAGGAGGAAGGACCGTCGATGTCATGGTTCCCCTCCGTCTCAATGGAGAGCCTGTCTTGAAGGCGTGGTTGGCCCTGTCAAGGGAGACGGCGGATTCCATGCTGCAAAAGGAACGGCAGCGGGGATTTGTTTTCATCGGGTTCATGGTCTGTATTGCAATCCTGTCCATAGGGTTCCTTTACAGGAGCCAGGCCAGGCATCTGGCCAATATGCGGGAGATGGAAAGGCGCCTCCACCGGGCCGAGAGGCTGTCGGCAATGGGACGTCTGGCCGCAGGGGTGGCCCATGAGATCCGCAATCCGCTCAACGCCATGGGCATGGCATGCCAGAGGCTTCAGAAAGACAACCTGGATCAACTGAGCCAGGTCATTCGGGACGAAATCCGGCGACTCAATCAGATTGTGGAGGAATTTATCGGGTTTTCGAGATGCGGCCACCCTGTGCTGAAACAAGAGGATATCACGGCGCTTCTCAGGCAGATGGCGCTCCTCGTTGAGGAGGAGGCGTCATCACGGGGGATTGCCCTGCGCACGGACTGGCCCGATGCCCCCTTGATGATATGGATGGATGCCGATAAGATACGACAGGCCCTTTTAAACATCATCAAGAACGCCATGGAATCGATTCCCGGCCGGGGTACGATCACGCTTGCGCTCGTGCAGGAGGCAAGGCGATGGGTCGCCATCAGGATCTCCGACACCGGGACCGGCCTCAGCCCGGAGGAGGTGGAGCAGATCTTTGATCCGGATTACACCACCAAAGAGAAGGGCCTGGGACTGGGGCTGGCCCTGGCCCACGAGATCGTAGAGGGGCATGGGGGGGAAATTCGGGTGAAGAGTGCGCCGGGGAGAGGGACCCTGTTTGAGGTGGTGTTGCCCTTGGAGGCGCAAGGCGTGAGGCGCGAGGGGGGAGCGGGGTGAACGGAGCGGAAGGCGGATGTCGGAAGTCGGAAGTCGGAAGAAGGTGAGAGGGTGAGAGGGTGAGAGGGCCAGACCTCAGGCAGTAGGCGGTAGGGAGTAGGGAGTAAGCAGTAGGCAGTAAGGAGTAAGGAACAACAAAGGCCATCAGCCATCAGCCATCAGCTATCAGCCATCTGCATCCAGTATCCAGCATCCAGCATCCAGTATCCAGTATCCAGTAACCAGCAATCCCGCATCCTGCGGGATCTACGCTTCGCTCCGACCAACAATGAGCAGGATTCAACCATGAACAGCAGTCAGGCATTAAGCATTCTTGTGGTGGAAGACGGTCAATCCCAGAGGGAGATGCTGCGGGATTTTCTCAGGGAAAAGGGCCATGAGGTGTCGGAAGCGGAACAGGGCGAAAAGGCGCTCGAGCTGTTGGGCCGGAATTACTTCGATCTTTTGCTGATCGATTACAAGATGCCGGGGATGGACGGCATGGCGCTCTTGAAGCGCGTCAAACGGATCAACCCGGAGATTGATGTGGTCATGATCACGGCCTACGGCACGGTTGAGGCGGCGGTTCAGGCCATGAAGGCCGGGGCCGCGGACTATATCACCAAGCCCATTGAATTGGACGAACTGCTTATCCTGCTCGACCGGCTTTCAGAACGGCGGACCCTTCTGAAGGAAAACGAGATCCTCCGCGACGAACTGGGACGGAAAGGGGTCACCGCCAAAGACATTATCTTCCGGAGTGCGGCCATGAACGAGGTGATCAACATGGCCGGGCGCGTCGCAGACAGCCGGGCAACCGTGCTCATACAGGGAGAGAGCGGGACGGGCAAAGAGCTTGTCGCCAGGCTGATCCACGCACTGAGTCCCCGATCGGAAAGGCCGATGACCGTGGTGAACTGTGCGGCCCTGCCTGAAACCTTACTGGAAAGCGAGCTGTTCGGCCATGAAAAGGGCGCCTTCACAGGAGCGTCCCAGAGGAGGATCGGCCGATTTGAAGAGGCCGACCGCGGGAGTCTTTTCTTAGATGAGATCGGAGAACTCACCCAGGCCGTTCAGGTAAAACTCCTTCGATTTCTCCAGGAGAGGGAGTTTCAACGCATCGGAGATAACCGGACACGGCAGGCGGATGTGCGGGTGATCAGCGCCACCAACCGGGATCTTGTCGAACGGATACGGGAAGGGGCCTTCAGAGAAGACCTCTTCTACCGCCTGAATGTGGTGACCATCACCATTCCGCCTCTGAGGGAGCGGAAGGATGATATATCGGCCCTGATGGAACATTTTCTGGGCCGCTTTGCAGCCCAGAACAACAGGCCGATTGAGGGGTTTTCCCCCGAGGCCAGGGACCTTCTTCTAAAGTATGATTATCCCGGAAATGTCAGGGAATTGGAGAATATTATCGAACGGGCCGTGGTCATCGCCAGGGGATCCCTCATTTCAACAAAAGATCTCCCCTTTGCTGCCAAGGATCTTCATTCCGAACCCACGAAAAAATCGCCGAAGGGCCTGAATGATGCGGTGGAGGCCCTGGAACTGGAGATGATCCGGGAGGCCATGGCCCAGAGCCGAAACCACCAGACCCAGGCCGCCGAGGTCCTGGGCATCAGCGAACGGACCCTCAGGTACAAACTGAAAAAATATGGTCTGAAATAGGTTGCGCCGGAGCCGATCATGAACCTGACGGATTCCTACAAATGCTGTGTTCTGTGTCCCCGCGGATGCGGAGTGGACCGGACGGGCCGTGGCCGAGGTCCGGGGAAGGGCGTATGCGGTGAGACAGATCAGCTCAGGGTCGCTTATGTGGGGCCGCATTTCGGTGAAGAACCCCCTATTTCCGGGACCAACGGTTCAGGCACCGTCTTTTTTACCGGATGTTCACTCAAATGCGTCTACTGCCAGAATCACCAGATTTCCCATGAGGCCCTCGGGGTCGCCATAAGCCTGGATGACCTGGCCCTCAGGGTTAGGGAAATGGCGGTGCGAGACCATGTCCACAATATCAATTTCGTGACGCCGGATCACTTTTTTCCCCATGTCTTCCGGCTGGTGTCTCTCCTGCGCAAAGCCGGTATTGCCCTGCCGATAGTATACAATCTCTCGGGGTATCAGTTGATCGAGGCATTGGCTTCGGCCGAAGATTATGCCGACATCTACCTCCCTGATTTCAAATATTCAGACCCGTTCCTGGCCGCGGCCCTCTCCAGGTGCAGGGATTACCCTGCCGTGGCCTTAGAGGCCATCTCAATGATGATCCAGCAGAAGGGGTTTCTGGATGCCGTCTCATCCCCACAGACCGCACCGGCCCGAAAGGGGGTCCTGGTCCGGCATCTCATCCTTCCGGGAAAGGTCCAAAACTCCATAAACGCCCTCACGAGCCTCTTGGTGGAGTTCGGTCCGGGCCTCCCCCTGAGCCTCATGTCCCAGTATCACCCTGTTCTTCACCACCACGATCCGGACCTGAATCGCCGGGTCGACCGGGATGAGTTCGACGCGGTCCTGTCCCACGCAGAGGCCCTTGGGTTTGAACACCTCTTCGTCCAGTTTCCGGAAACAGACAATCCCCACCCCGCCGGCGTCTCGCCTTTCCTCCCCGATTTTGAAAAACCGGAGCCTTTTCTCCAAGACCCGCAACCGATCTGATTTCTAAAACCTTCCTGTACAGGAATATCAACGCGTTCATGGCCTGGTTCCAGGTTGCTGGCGCCACGTTCTTGTTGACGGCCCCGAGTTCCTCCATCGCTTTACGCTTTGCTGAAGGCATAATATATTGAACTGTCCTCTTCTCGGTTCATGAATGACTTGGCTTTTTTGTCTAAATAATCCTTTTCGACTGTTTTTCTTGTTGTAATCATTCTGTCTTTGCATTACAAAAAAGATTTGATATCGCCACAAGGCAAATTTGCCCGAAAAACGTTCAAATATGAA containing:
- a CDS encoding radical SAM protein gives rise to the protein MNLTDSYKCCVLCPRGCGVDRTGRGRGPGKGVCGETDQLRVAYVGPHFGEEPPISGTNGSGTVFFTGCSLKCVYCQNHQISHEALGVAISLDDLALRVREMAVRDHVHNINFVTPDHFFPHVFRLVSLLRKAGIALPIVYNLSGYQLIEALASAEDYADIYLPDFKYSDPFLAAALSRCRDYPAVALEAISMMIQQKGFLDAVSSPQTAPARKGVLVRHLILPGKVQNSINALTSLLVEFGPGLPLSLMSQYHPVLHHHDPDLNRRVDRDEFDAVLSHAEALGFEHLFVQFPETDNPHPAGVSPFLPDFEKPEPFLQDPQPI
- a CDS encoding Spy/CpxP family protein refolding chaperone, whose translation is MKKFSVMVALVLLVASATWVMAGPRGRANWGDEAWCPGASQLSDLNLSAEQTEKIRGLRESFVKETAPIRTQLFTKKTELRLLWIQTSLDEAKIRATQKEVQGLMEQMQEKATDFRLAFRNLLTPEQTNRLLAEGIGRGPGANWGKGRGDRGGRMAGSPGIGERSGPGWGPGGCR
- a CDS encoding HesA/MoeB/ThiF family protein; this translates as MNIQEVLRSESRNILDPAGRETMILEDSAAQETASRFGLTTYDVYREALRLGICPYRYLRNRESISGEEQLRLCTACVAVVGAGGLGGHVILLLARLGIGHIVVVDNDRFDETNLNRQALSGSQALGRWKAEEAERVVSAINPGVKVTSHRIRIDPFNAGDLLNGSDVIVDALDNIGDRFTIESASKSLGIPLVHGALAGFEGQVMTIFPEDRGLKLIYSGHEPGGEGPGRDMSENPEAVLGVPTLTPALIATLQAMEVVKILLNRGKLFRNVMVHVDLETGEICPFTFGETD
- a CDS encoding sigma-54 dependent transcriptional regulator, which encodes MNSSQALSILVVEDGQSQREMLRDFLREKGHEVSEAEQGEKALELLGRNYFDLLLIDYKMPGMDGMALLKRVKRINPEIDVVMITAYGTVEAAVQAMKAGAADYITKPIELDELLILLDRLSERRTLLKENEILRDELGRKGVTAKDIIFRSAAMNEVINMAGRVADSRATVLIQGESGTGKELVARLIHALSPRSERPMTVVNCAALPETLLESELFGHEKGAFTGASQRRIGRFEEADRGSLFLDEIGELTQAVQVKLLRFLQEREFQRIGDNRTRQADVRVISATNRDLVERIREGAFREDLFYRLNVVTITIPPLRERKDDISALMEHFLGRFAAQNNRPIEGFSPEARDLLLKYDYPGNVRELENIIERAVVIARGSLISTKDLPFAAKDLHSEPTKKSPKGLNDAVEALELEMIREAMAQSRNHQTQAAEVLGISERTLRYKLKKYGLK